A window of Procambarus clarkii isolate CNS0578487 chromosome 9, FALCON_Pclarkii_2.0, whole genome shotgun sequence contains these coding sequences:
- the LOC123765939 gene encoding E3 ubiquitin-protein ligase SH3RF1-like, translating to MMDNNPEECSVCFNNYDDNQLRPRTLPCDHTFCSQCIDNAIKNGQLTCPSCRAEHAATAATQFPINYGMEALIRKLKGIEVVPEKTLTAKPIKAPARGISKKLHSMVEEQKSSISSLITSCEEVLSQLGEYRGQLGDWKTHHLQLQDRLLEQMPETLCVIVALGIVCTSYTYKSNNPCKYLLYVCTLPK from the exons atgatg gataacaacccagaggaatgttcagtgtgttttaacaATTATGATGACAATCAGCTACGGCCTCGCACACTGCCGTGCGaccacacattctgctcccagtgtattgacaatgctatcaagaatgggcagctgacctgccccagctgccgtgccgagcacgctgccacagctgctactcagttcccaattaaTTATGGTATGGAGGCCCTTATCAGAAAACTAAAAGGTATCGAGGTTGTACCAGAGAAAACGTTAACAGCAAAACCCATTAAAGCTCCTGCAAGAGGAATCAGCAAGAAGTTACATTCCATGGTGGAGGAGCAgaagagcagcatcagcagcctcattactagctgtgaagaggtattgtcccagctgggggagtaccgggggcagctgggggactggaagactcaccacctccagctccaggacagactcctGGAAcagatgcccgaaacgctttgcgtaatagtggctttaggcattgtatgtactagctatacctataagtcaaacaatccttgtaaatatttattgtatgtatgtaccttacctaaataa